A window of the Nibribacter ruber genome harbors these coding sequences:
- a CDS encoding LysR substrate-binding domain-containing protein, with the protein MISQKHRVFFEVARQLSFTKASQILYISQSAISKQIKALEEYYKTGLFERHGNTISLTPAGKLIYEKLEAVQEIQNELHQQMPLLSEDFKPQVTLVLGASTTISLYILPPVLSAYLTQHPQVQLSLKNRNSENILKALLDHDIDLGIIEGINKVSQVTYTPFLTDEVIAVCSHRNPIKKHNLQVQDLYNIPLAIREAGSGTLAVLEDALVQRGIKLAQLPVRVRLGGTEALKNFVRVDTCLAFLPRQAVVKELASGELVEVNIKDFEVHRTFNFIQRKGTENNAPYKNFIQFMKRQYSKME; encoded by the coding sequence GTGATATCCCAGAAACACAGAGTCTTTTTTGAAGTAGCCCGGCAGTTGAGCTTTACCAAGGCCAGCCAGATCTTGTACATCAGCCAGTCGGCTATTTCAAAGCAGATTAAGGCGCTGGAAGAATATTACAAGACGGGTTTGTTTGAACGGCACGGCAATACCATTAGCCTCACGCCGGCCGGCAAACTCATCTATGAGAAACTGGAGGCCGTGCAGGAAATCCAGAACGAGCTCCATCAGCAGATGCCACTTTTAAGCGAGGACTTTAAACCGCAGGTTACCTTGGTCTTGGGCGCCAGCACCACCATCTCTCTGTACATTCTGCCTCCGGTTTTATCTGCCTACCTGACCCAGCACCCACAGGTACAGCTGAGCCTAAAAAACCGGAACAGTGAAAACATCTTAAAAGCTTTACTGGACCATGACATTGATCTGGGCATTATTGAAGGCATCAACAAAGTAAGCCAGGTTACTTACACGCCTTTTCTAACCGATGAGGTAATCGCCGTATGCTCGCATCGCAATCCCATCAAGAAGCACAATTTGCAGGTGCAGGACCTGTACAACATTCCTTTGGCCATTAGGGAAGCCGGTTCGGGAACTTTGGCGGTGTTGGAAGACGCCCTGGTGCAGAGAGGCATCAAGCTGGCACAGTTACCCGTGCGCGTGCGCTTGGGTGGCACTGAGGCCCTGAAAAACTTTGTGCGGGTGGATACCTGTCTGGCCTTCTTACCTAGGCAAGCTGTGGTGAAGGAACTGGCCTCGGGGGAGTTGGTGGAAGTGAACATCAAAGACTTTGAGGTGCACCGCACCTTCAATTTTATTCAGCGCAAGGGCACCGAGAACAATGCCCCTTACAAAAACTTCATCCAGTTTATGAAACGCCAGTATTCTAAAATGGAATAG
- a CDS encoding cupin domain-containing protein, with protein sequence MEKVNLLEKFAQFSDHWNPRIAGDLNGQQVKLAKFLGAFDWHHHDHEDELFLVVEGEFTMEFRDKHVLVQAGEFLIVPRGVEHRPVAEKEASVLLFEPASTVNTGNLTDSERTRNSLDRI encoded by the coding sequence ATGGAGAAAGTAAACCTACTTGAAAAATTTGCCCAGTTCTCTGACCACTGGAATCCCCGGATAGCCGGCGACCTCAACGGCCAACAGGTGAAATTGGCTAAATTTCTGGGCGCTTTTGACTGGCACCACCATGACCATGAAGATGAATTGTTTCTGGTGGTAGAAGGCGAGTTCACCATGGAATTCAGAGACAAGCACGTGTTGGTGCAAGCCGGCGAGTTTCTGATTGTACCCAGAGGCGTAGAGCACCGGCCCGTAGCCGAAAAGGAAGCGTCCGTTTTGTTGTTTGAGCCTGCCAGCACGGTCAATACCGGTAATCTAACGGACAGCGAGCGCACTCGAAACAGCCTGGACCGTATTTAA
- a CDS encoding nicotinate phosphoribosyltransferase: MNLSKRYQPSLALLTDMYQLTMAQGYWKQNRAEQQAVFHLYFRKNPFKGGYTISAGLEDAMDLLQKFGFTQEDLDFLAQVKSSNQQPLFEKGFLEYLAQLKFTCTVHAIPEGTAVFPNEPLLRIQGPILQCQLLETPLLTILNFQTLIATKAARMVDVAKGDAIIEFGMRRAQGPDGSLSGTRAAFVGGIGATSNVLAGKLYGIPLKGTHAHSWVMSFDEEVESFEAYAHVFPDDSVFLVDTYHTLEGVKKAIVVAQKLREKGHELKGIRLDSGDLAYLSIEARKLLDEAGFPKVSIVASNDLDEYLIESLKIQGARIDTWGIGTKLITAYDQPALGGVFKLAALQNEQGLWDYKVKLSEQLIKVSTPGILQVRRFFDKGTLVGDMLYSEDQTIAQPATMVHPNDPTQHKSFKESCTHEDLLVPIFQQGKLVYTSPTLQDIQARTKQQVESLHETYRRLLNPHIYKVGLEQQLHQKKMDVIVDLRSRAD, from the coding sequence ATGAACCTCTCAAAACGTTACCAGCCTTCGCTTGCCCTCTTAACCGATATGTACCAGCTGACCATGGCCCAGGGCTATTGGAAACAGAACCGCGCCGAACAGCAGGCCGTCTTCCACCTGTACTTCCGGAAGAACCCATTCAAGGGCGGTTATACCATTAGTGCGGGCCTGGAAGATGCGATGGATTTGTTGCAGAAATTCGGGTTTACGCAGGAAGACCTGGACTTTCTGGCGCAGGTGAAAAGCAGTAACCAACAGCCGCTTTTTGAGAAGGGTTTTCTAGAGTATCTGGCCCAGTTAAAATTTACTTGCACAGTACATGCTATTCCAGAAGGAACGGCCGTTTTCCCCAATGAGCCGCTGCTACGCATTCAAGGGCCCATTTTGCAATGCCAGTTATTGGAGACTCCCCTGCTTACCATCCTCAATTTCCAGACGCTCATAGCCACCAAAGCCGCGCGCATGGTAGACGTGGCCAAAGGCGATGCCATCATAGAGTTTGGCATGCGGCGCGCTCAAGGTCCGGACGGTTCTTTGTCGGGGACCAGGGCGGCGTTTGTGGGTGGTATTGGCGCCACGTCTAACGTACTGGCGGGCAAGCTGTACGGCATTCCCTTAAAGGGCACGCACGCGCACAGCTGGGTCATGTCTTTTGATGAGGAAGTGGAAAGTTTTGAGGCCTACGCTCATGTGTTTCCAGATGACTCGGTGTTCCTGGTGGACACCTACCATACCCTGGAAGGCGTGAAGAAAGCCATTGTCGTTGCCCAGAAATTACGGGAAAAAGGACATGAGCTGAAGGGCATCAGGCTGGACTCTGGCGACTTGGCTTATTTGAGCATTGAAGCCCGAAAACTTCTGGATGAGGCGGGCTTCCCGAAGGTGTCCATTGTGGCCAGCAATGACCTGGACGAATATCTCATTGAAAGCTTGAAAATACAGGGCGCCCGCATTGACACCTGGGGCATAGGGACAAAGCTCATTACGGCCTATGACCAGCCGGCGCTGGGTGGTGTGTTCAAACTGGCGGCCCTGCAAAACGAGCAAGGTCTATGGGACTACAAAGTGAAGCTCTCTGAACAGCTCATCAAAGTATCCACTCCCGGAATATTGCAGGTGCGCCGCTTCTTTGACAAAGGCACGCTGGTAGGTGACATGCTCTACTCAGAGGACCAAACCATTGCCCAGCCTGCCACCATGGTGCACCCCAACGACCCAACCCAGCACAAGTCCTTCAAAGAATCCTGCACCCATGAAGACCTTTTAGTGCCTATCTTCCAACAAGGTAAACTGGTATACACTTCTCCAACTTTACAAGACATTCAGGCCCGCACCAAACAGCAGGTGGAGAGCTTACATGAAACCTACCGCCGTCTGCTTAACCCGCACATTTATAAAGTGGGTCTGGAACAGCAACTGCACCAAAAGAAAATGGATGTGATTGTGGACCTCCGGAGCCGCGCCGATTAA
- the pncA gene encoding bifunctional nicotinamidase/pyrazinamidase, producing MKALLLIDIQNDFLPGGSLAVPDGDAIIPLVNHLQPKFDLVVATQDWHPSNHKSFAGQHAGNKVFDTITLNGLEQVLWPHHCIQGTPGADFSSALDMHRVEAIFRKGTNPEIDSYSGFYDNGHLKSTALAEYLRGKGVTEVYVAGLAADFCVFFTAKDALQEGFATYFIEDATRAISSEGFERAKADLLAKGGQLVQSSSL from the coding sequence ATGAAAGCCTTACTCCTCATTGATATTCAGAATGACTTTTTGCCAGGCGGCTCTTTGGCCGTGCCAGACGGGGATGCCATCATTCCTTTGGTTAACCACCTGCAACCCAAGTTCGATCTAGTAGTGGCCACGCAAGACTGGCACCCGTCCAACCACAAGAGTTTTGCGGGGCAACACGCGGGCAACAAAGTGTTTGACACCATCACGCTCAATGGCTTGGAGCAAGTGCTCTGGCCGCACCATTGCATCCAAGGCACCCCCGGCGCTGATTTCTCTTCTGCACTTGATATGCACCGCGTAGAGGCCATCTTTAGAAAAGGTACCAACCCAGAGATTGACTCCTACAGCGGCTTTTATGACAACGGACATTTAAAATCTACGGCCTTGGCAGAGTACCTGCGCGGAAAAGGCGTGACAGAGGTCTACGTAGCTGGCCTAGCCGCCGATTTCTGCGTGTTTTTCACAGCAAAAGACGCCTTGCAGGAAGGCTTTGCCACCTATTTCATAGAAGACGCCACCCGCGCCATCAGCTCAGAAGGCTTTGAACGCGCCAAGGCAGATCTACTAGCTAAAGGCGGTCAACTCGTTCAAAGCAGCAGCTTGTAA
- a CDS encoding GNAT family N-acetyltransferase, with the protein MAASISLSDITIRTYLQPGDIGYITYLHGLLYRQEYNLGIAFKAYVAAGLAEFYQQYTDDRNRVWVAEHNGKIVGFLLLMDRGDAAQLRYFIVTPGYRGLGLGKKLMDLYMAFLHECGYTTSYLWTTHELTKAASLYQSYGFQLSQEKESTDFGKALIEQRYDLAV; encoded by the coding sequence ATGGCCGCTTCCATTTCACTGTCAGACATTACCATCAGGACGTATTTACAACCCGGCGACATTGGGTATATCACCTATTTGCACGGCTTGCTGTATAGGCAGGAATATAATTTGGGGATCGCCTTTAAAGCCTACGTGGCGGCAGGGTTAGCCGAGTTTTACCAGCAGTACACAGACGACCGTAACCGCGTGTGGGTAGCGGAACATAATGGCAAGATAGTGGGCTTTCTGCTGCTCATGGACAGGGGAGACGCGGCGCAGCTGCGGTACTTTATCGTCACGCCCGGTTACCGTGGGCTGGGCTTGGGAAAAAAACTGATGGATCTGTACATGGCTTTTCTGCACGAGTGCGGCTATACAACTTCTTACCTCTGGACCACGCATGAACTGACCAAAGCGGCCAGCCTGTACCAAAGCTACGGCTTCCAGTTGAGCCAGGAGAAGGAAAGCACCGATTTTGGGAAAGCCTTGATAGAACAGCGTTATGATTTGGCAGTATAA